One window from the genome of Saprospiraceae bacterium encodes:
- a CDS encoding gliding motility-associated C-terminal domain-containing protein, with protein sequence MNFTFSKYIISTICFSLFLLSDTLSQSKCCCGSPTELDFSGLDFEIDPAPPIGGVIVYFAVTNFGPWNLSQGAIDHDDKDYVPGLNSGNPNGPSNFIDLFGGGSGGAAGTIEYPLDGLTPGYTYIIEFYYATISTVGNFSANLKVANGAWLNVSWAASNSGYSIWLKGSYSFVAQSSTTTMSFKDTGASSPAYSVGVLLDDIKIFECPNNLGGPIVNNPPENLEVECDKDIPNIPKLDISDICDLNPSVSFKENTDIIDFCTKKITRQWIINDVCGNITNQKQIIDVIDKTPAQFLKYPENKIAYCNSNVIIEFIDWLKKNGDAIATDACGTVRWRHIFPRLPNTNCDSITVDFIAIDPCGNEIIESAYFLVKDTVAPIFISKPQDKNFIDNINIRDSLRSWLSTFGFSKTSSRCDTIIMSTDFDGDSTKNPIQVKFYVKDRCGNIDSATAIFSYQNSRVLCCCGAPRQLDFPGLDFEIDPFPPLNNYFYYTAFTTFGPWNVTQGTIDHGGAEYCGGLGLGNPNGQSHFIDLFGSPSTGSIAGTIEYPLYGLTPGYQYTIKFWYATFTSNGSFSANLKVANGSWLNVSWTANNPGAAVWLEKTYTFVAQATTATLSFTDTGSSSATYQIGMLIDDITIFECPTDLEKPVVNNPPDDYNVECDLDVPPVPILDITDNCDADPVIAFRETKETFDPCTKKITRSWDIKDDCGNIQTEVQIINIIDQFPPEFTQLPKDTFTYCQQDVLKLFNDWVRQNGFAIATDACDVINWNSSFIRTPRLACDTVIVTFKATDHCGKESTESAKFIVRDTSAPRFILPAIDKSFSCIPNVRDSLRSWLQNFGYSSNAMDCDTIIRSSNFDGDSTKNPMVLTFYAKDRCGNIDSSTASFSYRSGTDTFRITQFSCTFPGNSLDTMVFSSGGCDSVVISEKIRRSADSTYINTSSCDPKINVFDTLRLNNQFGCDSIIFTQVVIHPMDTSRLKIYDCSFTSIVVDTAVFIGKFCDSLVLTEKIPLRKDSIFIQQSSCDSLDVGFKFLNLTNVFGCDSVVGINTTFSGVITQFISKNECGLIKNYTDTLVFSTSNCDSLVITNHIGLKIDTSFIQQNSCDLSQAGVDTIIYQTATCDSIVIVNTQFIPSDTTFIQQTSCDLNLVGITSKLYNTSTCDSLVIINTQFTPSDTTRIFLTSCDVNQVGIDSMLFATSTCDSLVIINTSFKSSDTSLINQSTCLASAAGLDTIQLQKSNGCDSLVITNTLLVPLRLQFKLDSISCHDKADAKIRILNEQDFNKPYVVYLNQSNIGQQNQLTNLGPGKHQVYIKDQQGCITDSIEIDFQNPEAFTTELGNEQLVNKGSQVQLLLQTNHNWQHIQWNPSGVIGCVDCNPVTFQVNQDTWIFSLAIDERNCESLDSVLIRVRVDAKVFVPNSFSPNGDNINDYFYVQGDPQAVVQLMQIFDRWGNQVFEARNVPVNEPLKGWNGKVEERHLNPGVYVYYIEISNTALEIQRIWGDLSLIR encoded by the coding sequence ATGAATTTTACGTTCTCAAAATATATTATTTCAACAATTTGTTTTAGTCTATTTTTGTTATCCGACACGCTTAGTCAAAGTAAATGTTGTTGCGGCTCGCCAACTGAATTGGACTTTTCCGGATTAGATTTTGAGATTGACCCTGCCCCTCCAATTGGTGGAGTCATAGTTTATTTTGCTGTAACAAATTTTGGACCCTGGAATTTGTCACAGGGAGCAATAGATCATGATGATAAAGATTATGTCCCGGGATTGAATTCAGGAAATCCAAATGGGCCTTCCAATTTTATTGATTTATTTGGGGGAGGTTCAGGAGGTGCAGCGGGTACCATAGAATATCCTTTAGATGGTTTGACTCCCGGCTATACTTATATTATTGAATTTTATTATGCAACGATATCAACGGTAGGAAATTTTTCTGCCAATTTGAAAGTAGCTAATGGTGCCTGGCTAAATGTAAGCTGGGCAGCTTCAAATTCAGGATATTCTATCTGGTTGAAGGGAAGCTATTCATTTGTTGCACAATCTTCGACTACGACAATGTCATTTAAAGATACGGGTGCAAGCTCTCCTGCTTATTCTGTCGGTGTTTTACTGGATGATATTAAAATATTCGAATGTCCAAATAATTTGGGAGGCCCAATTGTCAATAATCCTCCGGAAAATCTAGAAGTAGAATGTGATAAGGATATTCCAAATATTCCCAAGTTGGATATTAGTGATATTTGTGATTTAAATCCTTCGGTATCATTTAAAGAAAATACCGATATCATTGATTTCTGTACGAAGAAGATAACCCGTCAATGGATCATCAATGATGTATGTGGAAACATAACGAATCAAAAACAAATTATTGATGTAATTGATAAAACCCCGGCACAATTTTTAAAATATCCGGAAAATAAAATCGCATATTGTAATAGTAATGTTATAATTGAATTTATTGATTGGCTCAAAAAAAATGGAGATGCAATTGCAACAGATGCATGTGGAACAGTTCGTTGGAGACATATATTCCCTCGTTTGCCAAATACAAATTGTGATAGTATAACAGTTGATTTTATTGCAATAGATCCGTGTGGTAATGAAATTATTGAATCTGCTTATTTCCTGGTTAAAGACACTGTTGCTCCCATATTTATCAGCAAACCACAGGATAAAAACTTTATTGACAATATAAATATCAGAGATTCATTGAGATCCTGGCTTAGTACTTTTGGTTTTTCTAAAACCTCGTCACGTTGTGATACAATTATTATGAGTACTGATTTTGATGGAGACTCTACAAAAAATCCAATTCAAGTAAAATTTTATGTCAAAGACCGATGTGGAAATATAGATAGTGCCACGGCTATCTTTTCTTATCAAAATTCCAGAGTATTGTGTTGTTGCGGCGCACCCAGGCAATTGGATTTTCCTGGATTGGATTTTGAAATTGATCCGTTTCCACCTTTAAATAACTATTTTTATTATACTGCATTTACTACGTTTGGTCCATGGAATGTTACCCAAGGGACAATTGATCATGGGGGTGCGGAATACTGTGGAGGACTTGGACTCGGAAATCCTAACGGGCAAAGTCACTTTATAGATTTGTTTGGTTCACCGTCTACTGGCAGCATTGCCGGCACGATAGAATATCCATTGTATGGCTTGACTCCCGGATACCAGTATACCATTAAATTTTGGTATGCAACATTCACATCGAATGGGAGTTTTTCTGCGAATTTAAAAGTTGCAAATGGATCCTGGCTTAATGTAAGTTGGACTGCAAATAATCCGGGGGCTGCTGTTTGGTTAGAGAAGACATATACATTTGTTGCACAAGCTACAACTGCCACTCTTTCCTTTACAGATACTGGTTCCAGTTCAGCCACCTATCAAATTGGAATGCTGATAGACGATATTACAATTTTCGAATGTCCGACCGATCTTGAAAAACCTGTAGTCAACAACCCTCCTGATGATTACAATGTAGAATGTGATTTGGATGTGCCACCGGTTCCAATTTTAGACATCACGGATAATTGCGATGCGGACCCAGTGATTGCATTTAGAGAAACTAAAGAAACATTTGATCCGTGCACTAAAAAAATTACCAGAAGCTGGGACATCAAAGACGATTGTGGCAACATTCAAACAGAAGTTCAAATTATAAATATCATAGATCAATTTCCACCAGAATTTACACAATTGCCTAAAGATACTTTTACTTATTGTCAACAAGATGTATTGAAACTATTTAATGATTGGGTAAGACAAAATGGATTTGCCATAGCAACAGATGCCTGTGATGTAATCAATTGGAATTCGAGTTTCATTCGAACGCCCCGATTGGCTTGCGACACGGTAATTGTTACATTTAAAGCAACAGATCATTGTGGAAAAGAAAGTACAGAATCTGCAAAATTTATAGTTAGAGATACCAGCGCTCCCCGTTTTATTTTACCTGCAATTGATAAATCGTTTTCTTGCATTCCAAATGTCCGCGACAGCTTGCGAAGTTGGTTACAAAATTTTGGCTATTCTTCCAATGCTATGGACTGCGATACAATCATCCGATCCAGTAATTTTGACGGAGATTCAACGAAAAATCCAATGGTCCTTACATTTTATGCAAAAGACCGGTGTGGAAATATTGACAGCAGTACCGCAAGTTTTAGCTATCGAAGTGGAACCGATACTTTTCGGATCACTCAATTCTCCTGCACTTTTCCCGGAAACAGTTTGGATACCATGGTGTTTAGTTCCGGTGGCTGTGACAGTGTCGTCATTTCTGAAAAAATAAGACGAAGTGCTGACAGCACCTATATCAATACATCGAGTTGCGATCCTAAAATAAACGTTTTTGATACCCTGCGATTGAACAATCAGTTTGGCTGTGATTCCATCATTTTTACACAGGTCGTTATTCATCCCATGGATACCAGTCGACTAAAAATTTATGATTGCAGTTTTACAAGTATTGTTGTGGATACCGCTGTTTTTATCGGAAAGTTTTGTGATTCACTGGTCTTGACCGAAAAAATTCCATTGCGAAAGGACAGTATTTTTATTCAACAAAGCAGTTGTGACAGTTTGGATGTAGGATTCAAATTTCTAAATCTCACCAATGTTTTTGGATGTGACAGTGTGGTAGGTATTAACACCACATTTTCTGGAGTTATCACGCAATTTATTTCAAAAAACGAATGCGGTTTGATTAAAAACTATACCGATACCCTCGTCTTCTCAACATCCAATTGCGACAGTTTGGTAATAACCAATCACATCGGATTAAAAATTGATACCAGCTTTATTCAACAAAACAGCTGCGATTTAAGCCAAGCAGGCGTTGATACCATCATTTACCAAACAGCAACATGTGACAGCATCGTAATCGTCAATACGCAATTTATTCCTTCAGACACTACATTTATCCAACAAACCAGCTGTGATCTAAATTTAGTTGGCATTACCAGCAAACTTTACAATACGTCCACGTGCGACAGTCTGGTAATTATCAATACACAATTTACACCTTCCGATACCACACGAATTTTTCTAACCAGTTGTGATGTCAATCAAGTCGGTATAGACAGTATGCTCTTTGCTACAAGCACCTGTGACAGTTTGGTAATTATCAATACGTCCTTTAAATCTTCTGATACCAGTTTAATTAATCAAAGTACTTGTTTGGCTTCAGCAGCTGGGCTGGATACAATTCAGTTGCAAAAGAGCAATGGATGTGACAGTTTAGTGATCACAAATACCCTGTTGGTTCCTTTGCGTTTGCAATTTAAATTGGATTCCATAAGTTGTCATGACAAAGCAGATGCAAAGATCCGTATACTCAACGAGCAGGATTTTAATAAACCTTATGTTGTTTATTTAAATCAAAGCAATATAGGTCAACAAAACCAACTCACTAATTTGGGTCCCGGAAAGCATCAGGTTTATATCAAAGACCAGCAGGGTTGTATAACAGATTCAATAGAAATCGATTTTCAAAATCCGGAAGCTTTTACAACGGAATTGGGAAATGAGCAACTGGTCAATAAAGGCAGTCAGGTTCAATTGCTGTTACAAACCAATCACAATTGGCAGCATATCCAATGGAATCCATCGGGAGTGATCGGATGTGTAGATTGCAATCCAGTAACCTTTCAAGTGAATCAGGATACCTGGATATTCAGTTTAGCAATTGATGAACGAAATTGTGAAAGTTTAGATTCTGTTTTAATCCGTGTTCGGGTAGATGCCAAAGTTTTTGTACCCAATAGTTTTAGTCCGAATGGAGACAACATCAACGATTATTTTTATGTGCAAGGTGACCCACAAGCGGTAGTTCAATTAATGCAAATTTTTGATCGCTGGGGAAATCAGGTATTTGAAGCACGCAATGTTCCGGTCAATGAGCCTTTAAAAGGATGGAATGGAAAAGTAGAGGAACGCCATTTAAATCCAGGAGTTTATGTCTATTATATAGAAATCAGCAATACGGCCTTAGAAATCCAGCGAATCTGGGGAGATCTCAGTTTGATACGATGA